A single region of the Triticum dicoccoides isolate Atlit2015 ecotype Zavitan chromosome 2B, WEW_v2.0, whole genome shotgun sequence genome encodes:
- the LOC119362034 gene encoding WD repeat-containing protein 25-like, with translation MDLLSAAYGATSDDDADAAPAPSWPASVAPPPPKRPRWESPPYPGYPPPPPLPTPRPAPPQAAPPLAGRRYVSKRERALLAASQPSVGSAAPLPPLVAPESDSPVVGSFADSNVRADILHSLRCQPKPGSNNSSPVKLSVSLMGHTKAVNCVDWSRSHGHLLASAGMDHTVRIWNVWNRGNTTARVLKHHTAAVKDVKWSHHRPILLSGGLDCSSRLVDPEVGKEITVFKEDQPVEVIKFSPSNSNLFLSGGSKGSLRLWDIRTGLTTKEFNRSLGTILDLDFSADGKQFISSTDTTRSNVSENTIIVWDILREVPLSNQVYTEAFTCPCVRYHPYEASFVAQSNGNYIAIFSARPPFKLNRYRRFEGHGVWGFPIKCSFSLSGRELASGSSDGCIYFYDYKSSRFLRKIEAFKEACTYVAYHPVLHNVIASCGWTGEISVLE, from the exons ATGGATCTCCTCTCCGCCGCCTACGGCGCCACCTCCGacgacgacgccgacgccgccccggctcCCAGCTGGCCCGCCTCAGTCGCCCCGCCTCCCCCGAAGCGGCCGCGGTGGGAATCTCCCCCGTACCCTGGATAcccaccacctcctcccctcccCACCCCGCGACCGGCCCCACCCCAAGCGGCGCCGCCGCTGGCTGGCAGAAGGTACGTCTCCAAGAGGGAGCGCGCCCTCCTGGCGGCATCCCAGCCTTCCGTGGGCTCCGCGGCACCGCTTCCTCCGCTGGTGGCGCCGGAGTCCGACTCCCCAG TTGTTGGATCTTTTGCTGATTCAAATGTTCGAGCTGATATTTTGCATTCTTTACGGTGCCAACCAAAGCCTGGATCAAACAACAGTTCACCTGTGAAGCTCTCAGTGTCTTTGATGGGTCACACTAAAGCAGTCAATTGTGTGGATTGGTCACGGAGTCATG GACATCTTCTTGCTTCTGCTGGAATGGATCATACAGTCCGCATATGGAACGTGTGGAACAGAGGGAATACCACTGCTCGAGTTTTAAAACATCATACTGCTGCTGTAAAGGATGTGAAGTGGTCCCATCATCGGCCCATCTTACTTTCCGGGGGGCTTGATTGTTCCTCACGACTAGTTGACCCTGAGGTGGGAAAAGAAATCACGGTATTCAAGGAGGATCAACCAGTGGAGGTCATCAAGTTCAGTCCAAGCAACTCAAATCTCTTCCTGTCTGGTGGGTCCAAGGGTTCTCTTAGGCTCTGGGATATTCGAACTGGCTTGACAACTAAAGAGTTCAACAGAAGTCTTGGCACCATCCTCGACCTTGACTTCAGTGCTGATGGGAAGCAGTTTATCTCTTCAACTGACACAACCAGAAGTAATGTCAGTGAGAACACTATAATTGTATGGGATATATTACGAGAAGTTCCTCTATCTAACCAG GTTTATACAGAAGCATTCACCTGTCCCTGTGTGAGATACCACCCATACGAAGCTTCTTTTGTCGCGCAATCCAACGGCAACTACATCGCTATTTTCTCAGCAAGGCCGCCATTCAAGCTAAACAGGTACAGGCGGTTCGAAGGACATGGAGTGTGGGGCTTTCCGATAAAGTGCAGTTTCTCTTTGAGCGGGAGGGAACTTGCATCTGGTTCGTCAGATGGCTGCATCTATTTCTATGACTATAAGTCCTCGAGGTTTCTGAGGAAGATCGAAGCCTTCAAAGAAGCGTGCACTTATGTTGCATACCACCCTGTACTACATAATGTGATTGCttcatgtgggtggactggtgaaaTATCTGTTCTCGAATGA